AGAAAAGGAGGATTGTATTGATAAATCAATACAGGTAAAGCAAATGGAAAGTTTTAAAATTACCGCAAAAGAGTTTTTGCTTTTATGCACGGCAACCGACGCAGACGAAGTATATGGCGTAGATGACGCGTACGAGAACCTTACCGAAGACAATGTAGAAAAAGAAGTAAGAAATGCGCAAAAATCATTGGAAGAAAAAAATTACATACAGTCTGATTTTGACGGCAATTCCGAAATCAGAGATGATTTAATGGAATTGATAAGCTGTTGTGTTGAATGTAATAATGTTATATCTGTAGACCACGCTCAAGGAAACAAGGGTCAAACAAATGTAGTGTATTATATACAGGATGAAAAAGTAGTTAAATCGGAAAAGAAAGATGATATTTATATTATTGGATGGCTGAAAAAGGAAATGCTGTATTCCGATATAAAAGGGTTAGTTAAAATATTACCTATGGAAAGAAATAATAATATAGATAAATTTCATATTCCTCAAAATGAAGTGGAACGAGCAAAAGAAAGTCTTGCAAAAAAAGACAAAAAAGCCGCTGTTGAATGTTTCAAACAGCATTGTAACACTACGACAGCAGAACTTGTTGCGAATGCTCTGGATATTAATGATTTTTATTCGATTACGGAAGTTGAATTTAAAGATAAGCTTGATTCTGTTCATAATATGATGGTATTCGTGACAGACACGTCATTAATAAAAATTACACCGACTGTTATAGATTTAATAGATGAAACAGAATTTGATAATACAACTGTAGCTGAAATAAATGATACACTTGATAATTATGTGAAGATTGTAGGAACTATTGTAGGTGAGGATGGTTTAAATGGTTAATTCAGCGATTATAACTGTTAAGGAATTTTCGGGTTATGAAATTGGAGATTTTGAGTTGCCAATAAAAATGCCTGTTGAAGATTTATCAAAGAAGTTTGTTGATGTTTTGAAAGCTATAGACAGTGAACGTTATGAAGGTATATCAGATATAAAAATAAGATATAACAATAGAATTTTACAAAATAATCAGACTCTATATTCTCAAGGTATTTGGGATGGAAGTATTATAACAATATCATTTTAGGAGGTGTGTAGATTGTCAAGCGGACTTATTAGTATAGATTATGCTGCTGCAATAATGAAAGCAAAAAAACTTGAAAATATCGCGAATGAATGTTCAAATATAATCAAAGATATTGACAAACAGCTTTCTTCATTGGATGAAATGTGGAAAGGAGCGGCAAGCGATGCATTTAAGCAAAAGTTGCAGGAATATAAACAGGAAAATCAAAAAACTCAGGCGGAAATAAAAAAGACGGCAAATGCAATAAAAGAAGTTGCAAGAGCAATTAAAGCAGCTGATGAAGCAGCTGCCGCAAGTACCTTGAAAATGTAGTTTAGTGAGGTGAGAAAACAATGGCATTGATAAAACTTACACTTTCAGAAATGAGTAATGTGAAAAGCCAAATAAGCAGTTTAGCAGAACGGACTGAATCAAACGGAACGGCCGTAGCGAGAATTGCATCAAATTTGGATATGGAAGTGAAAGCAAGACAAAATATTGAAGAACAACTTCAAAAAATTAAAAATGATTTAAACAAACAATCACAAAAGTTGACTGCATACTCAAACGTGCTTAATGACGTTATGAATCAATTTGTCAGCGCAGATTCAAAAAAGAAAACAAATATAGATGCAGTGTCATTTGAAAAAAATACAACAGTTGTAGCTGCCGGTATGGTCGGAGCTATGTTAAAAAACACCTTAAATGGTTGGGTGTCAAAAGAACAGCTTGATAAAGTTAATAAAAATGCAGGAAAAAATACAACAACCAAGAAAACAGATGTTTCCAATTTAAAAAAATTTGTAAATTGGAGCAAGAATAAAGCAAAGAAAGCCGCGAAGTCACTAAAGAAAAAATACGGCAATGTAGTTCAAAAAGGTAAAAATTGTGTATCAAATGTTGGCAAGAAAATAAACAAAGTAAAAAACTGGTATGTAGAAAACAAAGAAAAAATAAATGCATACGGAAAAGCGGCATGGAAAATAGGAAAAGGGGTTATAAAAATTGCAGGAGCCGTCGCAGTGTTAGCAGGAACAGCCGGTGGTTCAGCTCCGTTGGCAATAATGGATATTATTACAGCAGGAAATGATATTATAAATGGTGCAAGTGATATAGTATACGCATCTAACGAACAATATGATATGGTTGGAAAGACAAATTTCTTAAAAGATAAGCTTGTTGAAAATGGTGGAATTATAGGAGAACAGTTAGGAAATAAAGAATTGGGTGAACAATTCGGAGATATAGTGTATAAAGGGGTTGATTTAGTTACTTTCTTGGATGGTGCAGATAAAATGTTAAAATCATTAGGAAAGGCAAATATGATAGCTACCGGAAAAGTAGGAAGTGCATTTATTTTTGGAAAAACTTCATTTGATGATATAAAAGATAAATCATTTATGAAAATTATGTATGATGCTGCTAAAAGTATATATAAAACAGGAGAAAAAGCATATTCGCTTGGTAAAAGTCTTGTATAATTTAAAATAAAAAATATATAAAAATAGGAGGAATATAATTATGAATAATAAATTATTACCAATAGGAAGCGTTGTTACATTGGAAGGTGCAGAGAAAAAGTTAATGATAGTTGGAGAATCGCTGGTACAAGAAGATGATGATACAATATATGACTACATAGGAGTACCATTTCCAGAAGGATATATCGATAGCGAAAATATGTTTCTGTTTATGGCTAAGGATATTGAAATTGTTAATTTTGTCGGATATGTCAATGCAGAATCCCAGGCATTTAGAATTAAATATGCAGAATATTTAAAAGAAAACGGTTTACAAGAAGATTAATTTAGATAGAATGGATGTGAACTAAATGGCTGATTATATTTTGATAACTCCGGAGCAGTTAAAGGAGAGAGCATCAAAGGTACGAGAGTACAGACAGCAGCACGTTGATACTATGAGCAGATTTAACAATTTAGTATTGAATCTCAGTGAAAGTTGGCAAGGTGAGGCACAACAAGCATTTGTTGCAAAATATCAAGGTATGAAAGATAAATTTAATAAATTTGATGAGGCTTTGGAAAAATATGCGGTTGATATGGATGAAACAGCAGATATTATGCAAGAAACAGACCAATCATTAGCCTCAAAAATCAACGGTCTTACATAAGTAATAGATGCACACAGACGCATTTATAATAAAATTTACAAAGGAGGTCATTTTAATGGCAAGAATTCAAGTAACACCTGAAGTGTTAAACGAAAAATCAAACGAGGTTAGAAAGTATAAGGAAGAGCATGTAAGCACTATTCAAAAGCTTACTGCTATGGTAAATGGCTTGACTGAAATTTGGCAAGGTGAAGCTCAAACAGCTTTTCAAGCAAAATTTGACGGAATGAAGAGTACATTTACTCAGTTTGAACAAATTCTTGAAGAGTATGCATTAAATCTTAGCGATGCTGCAAAGACATATGCAGAAGCAGAAGCAGCTGCTACTCAAAGATCTCGTGGCTAAAAATTATATCAATTCATTACGGCAGCACGATTTTATTATTGTGCTGCCGTAATATTAGGAATAAGGAGTATTTTATGCTTAAACTTGATTGCTGTTTTATTACAGATAGTGGAAAAATAAGAACGAATAATGAGGACAATTTTTTTATTTGCGGAACTTATAAGAGAACACCGGAGGAACTTCGATACAGAAAAAAAGATTTTGTTTATAGAGGTGGAATTTTTGCTGTCTGTGATGGTATGGGTGGCGAAGAATTCGGCGAAAAAGCGTCGCTTATATCAGTAGAGGAATTAAATAATTTTAAAGAAAAGGATTTTAATGAATATCACGAAAAATATTTTGATATGGTGAATTCAAGAATTTGTGATTTGAGATTTGAAAATAATGGTGTAAAGTCCGGAACGACGATTGCACTTATATATATAAAAGATGAAAAAGCTATCAGCTATAACATTGGCGACAGCAGAACGTATCTTATGCGTAATAAAAAATTGACACAGCTGTCGGAAGATCACACGCAAGTTGCACAAATGTTGAAAATGGGTATGATTAAGGAAGAAGATGTGCAGTCATACAGCAATCGTCATATATTGACTCAACATTTGGGAATACCAAACGATGAATTGGTTATATCTCCGTATATATCTGATGTTATAGATATTAAAAGAGGAGATATATTTTTGATTTGCAGTGATGGTCTTACGGACATGATTCGTAATGATGATATTAAGAATATATTAAATAGCAAAATGTCTGCTGAACAGATGGCAGAAACATTAGTAAATTCCGCTTTACAGATGGGTGGTAAAGATAATATAACAGTAGGCGTTATAAAAAATGCAGAGCCAAAAGAAACTGTTTGGAAGAAAGTAAAAAAGCATTTTGTTTAAAGTATTGTTGACAATAGTAGGGTGATGGTAATGGAAGAAAGTTATTACAAGAAATATGAGCCGATAGACGGAAAATGGTACATAAAAGAATTACTCGGTGAGGGCAGTTACGGAAAAGTCTTTAGAATTGAACGTGAAGATATCAGTGGTAAAAAAAGTGCCGCCTTAAAAGCTATTACAATTCCTCAATCAAAAACAGAAATATCGACAATGAGAGCAAGCTTGCGTGATGAACAAAGTGTTAAGGAGTATTATAAAGATATAGCAGGAAAGCTGTTAAACGAATTTAATTTAATGGCGAAGTTAAAAGGTAACAGTAACATTGTATCTTATGAAGATCATAATATAGAGCCTCACGAGGACGGAATCGGTTATGATATTTTGATAAGAATGGAACTTCTTACACCGTTATCTGAATATTTTGAAAATGGGATTGACGAGAAAGATGTTATACGGCTTGGAATAGATATATGTAAAGCGTTAGAAATATGTCAGCAATATGAAATTGTGCATAGAGATATAAAGCCCGAAAACATATTCGTATCACAGAGCGGTTCTTTTAAATTAGGTGACTTTGGTGTGGCGAAAACGATGAAAAGTATCGAAACTGTTATGACAAAGGCAGGAATGTATACATATATGGCGCCGGAACTGTATAAGGGTGAAAAAAGTGGTGCAAGTGTTGATATATATTCGTTGGGAATGGTTATGTATCAATTACTGAATTATAATCGTGAACCATTTTTGCCGACTCCTCCGGAGCGTTTTACGTTTGAACAAAAAGAAAATGCGTTAATGCGAAGAATGAAAGGAGATGGCTTGCCTAATCCGTGTCAGGCAAGTGAGGATTTGTCGAAGGTTATACTAAAAGCATGTAGCTTTAATCCTAATGAACGATATAAATCACCGTCAGAAATGTATGATGCGTTAAATCGTATACAGGACAAAGAAAAACATATAATAGAAGATACTGCGAATTCTTATGATAATTATAATTTAATCGAAAATGATGAATTTGATAAAAATGAAGAAACGGTTGGACTTTTTGATTATTACTTAAATTCAAATACAGAATCAACATCTAATGTTCAAAATAATGTTGTATATGATAATGTTCCTGAAAAGTCAAACATAACCAATAATACAAACAAAAGTTGTAAAGAAATAGTCAGTGAAATATGCGGAACGTATAAAATG
Above is a window of Hominilimicola fabiformis DNA encoding:
- a CDS encoding PP2C family protein-serine/threonine phosphatase, with protein sequence MLKLDCCFITDSGKIRTNNEDNFFICGTYKRTPEELRYRKKDFVYRGGIFAVCDGMGGEEFGEKASLISVEELNNFKEKDFNEYHEKYFDMVNSRICDLRFENNGVKSGTTIALIYIKDEKAISYNIGDSRTYLMRNKKLTQLSEDHTQVAQMLKMGMIKEEDVQSYSNRHILTQHLGIPNDELVISPYISDVIDIKRGDIFLICSDGLTDMIRNDDIKNILNSKMSAEQMAETLVNSALQMGGKDNITVGVIKNAEPKETVWKKVKKHFV
- a CDS encoding WXG100 family type VII secretion target; protein product: MARIQVTPEVLNEKSNEVRKYKEEHVSTIQKLTAMVNGLTEIWQGEAQTAFQAKFDGMKSTFTQFEQILEEYALNLSDAAKTYAEAEAAATQRSRG
- a CDS encoding WXG100 family type VII secretion target — protein: MSSGLISIDYAAAIMKAKKLENIANECSNIIKDIDKQLSSLDEMWKGAASDAFKQKLQEYKQENQKTQAEIKKTANAIKEVARAIKAADEAAAASTLKM
- a CDS encoding WXG100 family type VII secretion target yields the protein MADYILITPEQLKERASKVREYRQQHVDTMSRFNNLVLNLSESWQGEAQQAFVAKYQGMKDKFNKFDEALEKYAVDMDETADIMQETDQSLASKINGLT
- a CDS encoding EsaB/YukD family protein, yielding MVNSAIITVKEFSGYEIGDFELPIKMPVEDLSKKFVDVLKAIDSERYEGISDIKIRYNNRILQNNQTLYSQGIWDGSIITISF
- a CDS encoding serine/threonine protein kinase gives rise to the protein MEESYYKKYEPIDGKWYIKELLGEGSYGKVFRIEREDISGKKSAALKAITIPQSKTEISTMRASLRDEQSVKEYYKDIAGKLLNEFNLMAKLKGNSNIVSYEDHNIEPHEDGIGYDILIRMELLTPLSEYFENGIDEKDVIRLGIDICKALEICQQYEIVHRDIKPENIFVSQSGSFKLGDFGVAKTMKSIETVMTKAGMYTYMAPELYKGEKSGASVDIYSLGMVMYQLLNYNREPFLPTPPERFTFEQKENALMRRMKGDGLPNPCQASEDLSKVILKACSFNPNERYKSPSEMYDALNRIQDKEKHIIEDTANSYDNYNLIENDEFDKNEETVGLFDYYLNSNTESTSNVQNNVVYDNVPEKSNITNNTNKSCKEIVSEICGTYKMRTFGKDKDELKKIKKVTKNHGENRKYDLNEISQNYRMKSLDDMDKF
- a CDS encoding DUF4176 domain-containing protein is translated as MNNKLLPIGSVVTLEGAEKKLMIVGESLVQEDDDTIYDYIGVPFPEGYIDSENMFLFMAKDIEIVNFVGYVNAESQAFRIKYAEYLKENGLQED